The following are from one region of the Rosettibacter firmus genome:
- a CDS encoding ABC-F family ATP-binding cassette domain-containing protein: MIDIKNLSIQFTGENLFENVNLKIGKHDKIALVGSNGKGKSTFLKLIYGLEKPESGEIIKQKGIRIGYLPQDLISFHSKTLFDEVKSSIIELKSINEKEKDILSALNSNNISEDDRIELIETLGELHYQKENLDFYNVESKIKKILIGLGFEEKDFGRLTDEFSGGWQMRIQLAKILLGDNDVILLDEPTNHLDIDTLTWLEDFLINYKGALIIVSHDRDFINKVTSKTLEIFNKQINFFPGTYDQYLSFKKEREIKLRAIEKNREKKIKEIEKFIERFRYKATKARQVQSRIKQINKLETIEILEEEKKIEIKFPEPPKSGAIPLELINVSKCYNNNEVLKDINIKIERGEKIAIVGPNGAGKTTLAKIIGNKIDITSGKVIYGYNTLISYYEQEVADSLNPDLDLIDTLEEINDELTPGQIRNLLGAFLFSGDDVFKKVKVLSGGEKSRIALARLLLTKSNLIILDEPTNHLDYNSKEILQKALVDFTGTLIIVSHDIDFLKPIVNKVYEIRNHKLKVYYGGIEYYLQKRNEESEIENSESPQITNKASRKEQKRIEAELRQKKYNNTKDLRKQLELCESEIIKLENLKTQLENDLTKYEIFSNPTLAKEKNNEYEKIKILLNNEYKRWEDLNNLLEEIEKQFRI, from the coding sequence ATGATTGATATAAAAAACTTATCGATTCAATTTACAGGTGAAAATTTATTTGAAAATGTTAATCTTAAAATAGGTAAACATGATAAGATAGCTCTTGTGGGATCTAATGGTAAAGGGAAATCAACTTTTTTGAAATTGATTTATGGTCTTGAAAAACCTGAGAGCGGTGAAATAATTAAACAAAAAGGAATTAGAATTGGTTATCTCCCGCAGGATTTAATTTCATTTCACAGCAAAACACTTTTCGACGAAGTAAAATCTTCTATAATTGAATTAAAATCGATAAACGAAAAAGAAAAAGATATTCTTTCTGCGTTGAATTCAAATAACATTTCTGAAGATGATCGCATAGAATTAATTGAAACACTCGGTGAATTACATTATCAAAAAGAAAATCTTGATTTTTATAATGTAGAATCAAAAATAAAGAAAATACTTATAGGATTAGGTTTTGAAGAAAAAGATTTTGGAAGATTAACAGATGAATTTTCTGGTGGCTGGCAGATGAGAATCCAGCTTGCTAAAATTTTACTTGGTGATAACGATGTAATTCTACTTGATGAACCAACAAACCATCTTGATATTGATACACTCACATGGTTAGAAGATTTCTTAATTAATTACAAAGGTGCATTAATTATTGTTTCGCACGATAGAGATTTTATTAATAAAGTTACCAGCAAAACTCTCGAAATATTTAATAAACAAATTAATTTTTTCCCTGGTACTTACGATCAATATCTCAGTTTCAAAAAAGAAAGAGAAATAAAACTAAGAGCAATTGAAAAAAATCGAGAGAAAAAGATAAAGGAAATTGAAAAATTTATAGAAAGGTTCAGATACAAGGCAACAAAAGCACGTCAGGTACAGAGTAGAATTAAACAAATTAATAAACTTGAAACAATAGAAATATTAGAAGAAGAGAAAAAAATTGAAATAAAATTCCCCGAGCCTCCTAAAAGTGGAGCTATTCCATTAGAATTAATCAATGTTTCTAAATGTTACAACAATAATGAAGTCCTAAAAGACATTAATATAAAAATTGAACGTGGAGAAAAAATTGCAATAGTTGGTCCAAATGGAGCCGGTAAAACTACATTAGCAAAAATTATCGGGAATAAAATTGATATAACTTCTGGCAAAGTTATTTATGGATACAATACATTAATTTCTTATTACGAACAAGAAGTAGCAGATAGCTTGAATCCAGATTTAGATTTAATTGATACACTCGAAGAAATTAATGATGAATTAACTCCAGGTCAAATCAGAAATTTACTTGGAGCTTTTCTTTTTTCTGGTGATGATGTTTTCAAAAAAGTAAAAGTTCTTTCTGGTGGCGAAAAAAGTAGAATTGCTTTAGCTCGACTTTTATTAACAAAAAGTAACTTAATTATTTTAGATGAGCCTACAAATCATTTAGATTATAACTCAAAAGAAATTTTGCAAAAAGCTCTCGTTGATTTTACAGGGACATTAATTATAGTTTCACACGACATCGATTTTCTAAAACCCATTGTAAATAAGGTTTACGAAATAAGAAATCACAAACTCAAAGTGTATTATGGTGGAATTGAATATTATCTTCAAAAAAGAAATGAAGAATCAGAAATTGAAAATTCTGAGTCCCCACAAATCACAAATAAAGCATCACGCAAAGAACAGAAAAGAATTGAAGCTGAATTAAGACAAAAAAAGTATAACAACACTAAAGATTTAAGAAAACAGTTAGAACTCTGTGAAAGTGAAATTATTAAATTAGAAAATTTAAAGACCCAACTCGAAAATGATTTAACAAAGTATGAAATATTTAGCAATCCAACACTGGCAAAAGAAAAAAATAATGAATATGAAAAAATAAAAATATTATTAAATAACGAATATAAGAGATGGGAAGATTTAAATAATCTATTAGAAGAGATCGAAAAACAATTTAGAATATAA
- a CDS encoding Crp/Fnr family transcriptional regulator produces the protein MMNTSEFLSFVPIFSELPTDELIKIEKIGSKKKYLKNEIILKEDEAGTALFVIVSGKVKVARTSADGKEVILTILCENDFFGEMAILDGQTRSATVIAMEDTELFIIQRNDFLNLLSTHPEVSIALLQELTKRLRAADVKIKALSLKDAEGKVATVLLQLADDIGKIKHGQVELENLPNQQDLANMAGTSRETISRTLHAFAKKGLIEIDGSKIRIIDYEKFKELYS, from the coding sequence ATGATGAACACCTCTGAGTTTTTATCATTTGTACCAATATTTTCTGAACTTCCGACTGATGAATTAATAAAAATTGAAAAAATAGGAAGCAAAAAAAAATATTTAAAAAATGAAATTATTCTAAAGGAAGACGAAGCTGGAACAGCACTTTTTGTTATTGTATCAGGTAAAGTTAAAGTCGCGAGAACAAGTGCTGATGGAAAAGAAGTAATATTAACTATCTTATGTGAGAATGATTTTTTTGGAGAGATGGCAATATTAGATGGACAAACTCGTTCGGCTACAGTAATTGCTATGGAAGACACTGAACTATTTATAATTCAGAGAAATGATTTCTTAAATCTTTTATCAACACATCCTGAAGTATCAATAGCATTACTTCAGGAATTAACAAAAAGATTAAGAGCTGCTGATGTTAAAATTAAAGCTCTCTCTCTTAAAGATGCAGAAGGTAAAGTTGCAACCGTTCTTCTTCAATTAGCTGATGATATTGGAAAAATTAAACATGGTCAGGTTGAATTAGAAAATTTACCTAATCAACAAGATTTAGCAAATATGGCAGGTACATCTCGAGAAACAATATCAAGAACATTACATGCATTTGCTAAAAAAGGTCTAATTGAAATTGACGGTTCCAAAATTCGTATTATTGATTATGAAAAATTTAAGGAACTTTACAGTTAA
- the gap gene encoding type I glyceraldehyde-3-phosphate dehydrogenase, with product MATKIGINGFGRIGRQIINVLAEKGYLGKEVDVVAVVDVVNDAKYFAYQLKYDSVHGKFKGTLGSEKSDSSLETDDVLIVNGHKIKCLLAQKDPSQLPWKDLGVEYVLESTGLFTDSEKAKGHLAAGAKKVIITAPAKGDVKTFVMGVNDHEYDPEKHHIVSNASCTTNCLAPIVHVLIKEGIGIETGLMTTIHSYTATQKIVDGPSKKDWRGGRAAAINIIPSTTGAAKAVGEVLPQTKGKLTGMSFRVPTADVSVVDLTFRSERETSIQEIDELMKKASETYLKGILGYCNEEVVSTDFIHDDRSSIYDSLATLQNNLKGEKRFFKIVSWYDNEWGYSCRVVDLLMKMINTK from the coding sequence ATGGCAACAAAAATCGGAATCAATGGATTCGGTAGAATTGGCAGACAAATTATTAATGTATTAGCCGAAAAAGGATACCTCGGCAAAGAGGTTGATGTAGTTGCAGTGGTAGATGTTGTCAATGATGCAAAATATTTTGCATATCAATTAAAATATGATTCAGTACATGGTAAATTTAAAGGAACCTTAGGAAGCGAAAAAAGTGATTCTTCATTAGAAACAGATGATGTTCTTATTGTTAATGGTCATAAGATTAAATGTTTACTTGCACAAAAGGATCCATCGCAATTACCATGGAAAGATTTAGGTGTAGAATATGTTCTGGAATCTACAGGATTATTTACAGATTCTGAAAAAGCAAAAGGTCATCTTGCTGCTGGAGCCAAGAAAGTAATTATTACTGCACCAGCTAAGGGAGATGTAAAAACTTTTGTTATGGGTGTCAATGATCATGAGTATGATCCAGAAAAACATCACATCGTATCTAATGCATCATGTACAACAAACTGTCTTGCTCCAATTGTTCACGTATTAATAAAAGAGGGAATTGGAATCGAAACTGGATTGATGACAACAATTCACTCTTATACAGCAACACAAAAAATAGTAGATGGTCCTTCTAAAAAGGATTGGCGAGGTGGTCGTGCTGCTGCAATTAATATTATTCCATCTACAACTGGTGCAGCTAAAGCTGTTGGTGAAGTTCTTCCTCAAACAAAAGGTAAATTAACTGGAATGTCTTTTAGAGTACCAACTGCAGATGTTTCTGTAGTAGATTTAACATTCAGATCAGAAAGAGAAACATCGATTCAAGAAATAGATGAATTAATGAAGAAAGCTTCTGAAACATACTTGAAAGGAATTCTTGGATATTGCAATGAAGAAGTTGTTTCTACAGACTTTATACATGATGATCGTTCATCTATATATGATTCTCTGGCTACATTACAAAATAACTTAAAGGGCGAGAAAAGATTCTTTAAAATTGTTTCCTGGTATGATAATGAATGGGGTTATTCATGCCGAGTAGTTGATTTGTTGATGAAAATGATAAATACAAAATAA
- a CDS encoding two-component regulator propeller domain-containing protein — protein MKNLLLISVILLSSLKAQNIGEWKIFSDMKDVQAITKTNDGIWAATTGGAFKYNFLDESIITLTKAEKLNSQILTAINVDNDGKIWFGTFEGYIISYNPIEQSVKNILDIYKSGKSQKRINNIYTKSDTIIVSTDFGLVLINSRNYFLYDTFLKLGDFPSELKIKSAIKTSLIYACTVNGIAIQKPGTINLSAPESWLTFKLYSDIPASSINKIVEWNNKILIATDNGIFLFENNKWNSFLLQENNVNDIYANGNNLFIITNNSLYQYSDNELKIIYEDFSSTFTSVIYGNSKIYIGSNKGLIEINGNTIKEISPEGPPKNLFINLAVDGNSNLWVATGKDGAGIGFMKFDGEKWTLFNKQNYPQLPSNDYFNVYAGFDNTIYLANWGNGITIFKDGNIEVYKKDNSPLIGISKDTNFIAIPDIKQDSKGNVWIANSETISRKLLSVFTKEKKWYSYSFINPTLTENDVIFKLVIDQYDTKWFLLLKGQLGLYYFNENGTFENLNDDKYGYLGTNNGLISEVVTALAVDKRGQLWIGTNKGMNFIPEPSNPRISDITIPSLRNQSITCIAVDALDLKWVGTKNGIFVLSSDGLQLLERYTSSNSPLPDDDIRSIAIDEIKGRVYIGTDYGLVMIQTSSIKPVDSFNELFVYPNPFTLEGKNNYVTIDGLIRNSLIKIIDINGNLIKSIKTPGGKIALWDGTDANGNLVGSGIYIIIAYDEEANNVATGKIAVIRK, from the coding sequence ATGAAAAATTTATTATTAATATCAGTTATTTTATTGTCTTCATTAAAAGCTCAAAATATTGGTGAATGGAAAATTTTTTCCGATATGAAAGATGTTCAAGCAATAACAAAAACAAATGATGGAATATGGGCTGCTACTACAGGAGGAGCATTTAAATATAATTTTTTAGATGAATCTATCATTACATTAACAAAAGCAGAAAAATTAAATAGCCAGATTTTGACAGCAATAAATGTTGATAACGATGGTAAAATATGGTTTGGTACTTTCGAAGGATACATAATTTCATATAATCCCATTGAGCAATCAGTAAAAAACATACTTGATATTTATAAATCTGGTAAATCACAAAAAAGAATTAATAATATTTATACAAAAAGTGATACGATTATTGTATCAACAGATTTTGGATTGGTTTTAATAAACTCCAGAAACTATTTTCTTTATGATACTTTTTTGAAATTGGGAGATTTTCCTTCAGAGTTAAAAATTAAATCTGCTATAAAAACTTCATTAATCTATGCATGCACTGTTAATGGCATTGCTATTCAAAAGCCAGGCACTATCAATTTATCTGCACCAGAATCCTGGCTTACTTTTAAACTTTATAGTGATATTCCAGCTTCTTCGATAAATAAAATTGTAGAGTGGAATAATAAAATTTTAATTGCTACTGATAATGGAATATTCTTATTCGAAAATAATAAGTGGAATTCATTTCTTCTTCAAGAGAATAATGTTAATGATATTTATGCAAACGGAAATAATCTTTTTATAATTACAAATAATTCCTTATATCAATATTCTGATAATGAATTAAAAATAATTTACGAAGATTTTTCCAGTACATTTACTTCTGTAATTTATGGTAATTCAAAAATTTATATCGGCTCTAACAAAGGCTTAATTGAAATAAATGGGAACACAATTAAGGAAATATCACCAGAAGGTCCACCTAAAAATTTGTTTATCAATTTAGCTGTTGATGGTAATAGCAATCTCTGGGTAGCAACAGGTAAAGATGGAGCTGGTATTGGTTTTATGAAATTTGATGGAGAGAAGTGGACATTATTCAATAAACAAAATTATCCACAACTACCATCAAACGATTATTTCAATGTATACGCTGGATTTGATAATACGATCTATCTTGCAAATTGGGGTAATGGAATTACAATTTTTAAGGACGGCAATATTGAAGTTTACAAAAAAGACAATAGTCCTCTTATAGGAATTTCAAAAGACACAAATTTTATCGCAATACCAGATATTAAACAGGATTCAAAAGGAAATGTGTGGATTGCAAATTCAGAAACTATAAGTAGAAAATTATTAAGTGTATTTACAAAAGAAAAAAAATGGTATAGTTATTCATTTATTAATCCAACATTAACAGAAAATGATGTAATATTTAAATTAGTAATAGATCAATATGACACAAAATGGTTCTTACTGTTGAAAGGTCAACTTGGACTCTATTATTTTAATGAAAACGGAACTTTTGAAAATCTTAATGATGACAAATATGGATATTTAGGCACAAACAATGGTTTAATATCAGAGGTTGTTACCGCATTGGCAGTAGATAAAAGAGGTCAGCTTTGGATTGGAACTAATAAAGGCATGAATTTTATTCCCGAGCCTTCAAATCCAAGAATTTCAGATATCACAATACCATCATTAAGAAATCAAAGTATCACTTGTATTGCAGTCGATGCTCTGGATCTCAAATGGGTTGGTACAAAGAATGGTATTTTTGTATTATCATCCGATGGTTTGCAACTATTAGAACGTTATACATCAAGTAATAGTCCATTACCAGATGATGATATTAGAAGCATAGCCATTGATGAAATAAAAGGTAGAGTGTATATAGGTACAGATTATGGTCTGGTAATGATACAAACAAGTTCAATAAAACCAGTTGATAGTTTCAATGAACTTTTTGTGTATCCCAATCCATTCACCTTAGAAGGGAAAAATAATTACGTAACAATAGATGGATTGATAAGAAATTCTCTTATAAAAATTATTGATATAAACGGGAACCTAATTAAAAGTATTAAAACTCCCGGGGGAAAAATTGCTTTATGGGATGGAACGGATGCAAATGGTAATTTAGTAGGAAGTGGTATCTATATTATTATTGCATATGATGAAGAAGCAAATAATGTAGCAACTGGAAAAATTGCTGTAATCAGAAAATAA
- a CDS encoding PHP domain-containing protein — MSLKVDLHIHTVYSDGVYTPFEIIEKAHQSGLSIISITDHDSVNGIKEAINYGKEKGIEVIPGLELSTDLEDKEVHLLAYFIDYENEELLKYLNFFREERLYRAKRIIQKLRNLGLSITIDDVIDRAKNSAIGRPHIAYTLVDLGLVKNYTEAFEKYLGDNCPAYERKIHISPTSALKLINEVGGLSFIAHPGYMKESILLNIIKAGIDGIEVIHPSHNENQINFYRGIVNQYCLLETGGSDFHGGKKNDEENFGKFTISLNQVEAMRKMLLRNTA; from the coding sequence ATGTCACTTAAAGTCGATTTGCATATTCATACAGTATATTCAGATGGTGTTTATACTCCTTTTGAAATAATAGAAAAAGCTCACCAATCAGGTTTAAGTATTATAAGCATTACAGATCACGATAGTGTTAATGGAATTAAAGAAGCAATAAATTATGGAAAAGAAAAAGGTATTGAAGTAATTCCTGGCTTAGAACTCAGTACCGATTTAGAAGATAAGGAAGTGCATCTGCTTGCATATTTTATTGATTATGAAAATGAAGAATTATTGAAATACCTAAACTTTTTTCGAGAAGAAAGATTATATCGTGCAAAAAGGATTATTCAGAAACTTCGTAATCTTGGTTTATCTATAACAATAGATGATGTAATAGATAGAGCAAAAAATTCTGCAATTGGTCGACCACATATTGCTTATACACTTGTAGATCTTGGATTAGTAAAAAATTATACCGAAGCATTCGAAAAATATTTAGGGGATAATTGTCCAGCATACGAAAGAAAAATTCACATCTCACCAACAAGTGCATTAAAACTTATTAACGAAGTTGGTGGCCTTTCATTTATTGCTCATCCTGGATATATGAAAGAATCTATTCTACTTAACATAATTAAAGCAGGAATTGATGGAATTGAAGTAATACATCCAAGTCACAACGAAAATCAGATTAACTTTTATCGTGGTATTGTAAATCAATATTGTCTTTTAGAAACAGGTGGTTCAGATTTTCACGGTGGAAAAAAGAACGATGAAGAGAACTTTGGAAAATTCACAATCTCACTTAATCAAGTTGAAGCAATGAGAAAAATGCTTCTAAGAAATACTGCATAA
- a CDS encoding ROK family protein, whose protein sequence is MDKSFLISIDLGGTKILSALIDSQNKIVDRLKVPTEINNGTDGLTNLISNSVNDLISKNKLMQKNIKAICIGVPGTVNPFTGFISNAPNLGIQNYNIKNALSKHLSIPILVENDVNLAGLGIKKFEFDDNVKNMLIVFIGTGIGSALFFNGQLYRGSTFYAGEIGHMLVNKKGYFSSKKTLKTFELTASRLAIVKAIKKEIKKGKKSLLSELISTGKPIKSKDLAYAVEQNDLLTVKHVSKACEVIGTVIGSLTTFLNFDTIVFGGGVIEALQDFMMPLIKEAFHNSVIVDCGKETKLVATKLGDDAALYGGISLSEELLPGK, encoded by the coding sequence ATGGATAAAAGTTTTTTAATCTCAATTGATTTAGGTGGTACAAAAATTCTTTCTGCACTTATCGATAGCCAGAATAAAATTGTTGACAGATTAAAAGTCCCAACTGAAATTAATAATGGAACAGATGGATTAACAAACCTGATTTCAAATTCAGTTAATGATTTGATTTCTAAAAATAAGTTAATGCAAAAAAATATTAAAGCAATTTGTATAGGCGTGCCAGGAACTGTTAATCCTTTTACAGGTTTTATTTCTAATGCTCCTAATTTAGGTATTCAGAATTATAACATAAAAAATGCACTTTCTAAACATCTTTCTATTCCAATATTAGTAGAAAATGATGTTAATCTTGCAGGACTCGGGATTAAAAAATTTGAGTTTGATGATAATGTTAAAAATATGTTGATTGTTTTTATTGGAACCGGGATAGGGAGTGCTTTATTCTTTAATGGTCAGTTATATCGTGGTTCTACATTTTATGCTGGAGAAATTGGTCATATGCTTGTTAATAAAAAAGGTTACTTTTCTTCAAAGAAAACATTAAAGACATTTGAATTAACAGCAAGCAGGTTAGCAATTGTAAAAGCAATTAAAAAAGAAATAAAAAAAGGGAAAAAAAGTTTATTGAGTGAATTAATATCTACTGGTAAACCTATAAAAAGTAAAGATCTTGCTTATGCTGTTGAACAGAATGATCTTCTGACAGTTAAACACGTTTCTAAAGCTTGTGAAGTTATTGGAACAGTAATTGGCAGTTTAACTACTTTTCTAAACTTTGATACAATTGTATTTGGTGGAGGTGTTATTGAAGCATTGCAAGATTTTATGATGCCTTTAATAAAAGAAGCATTTCATAATTCTGTAATTGTAGATTGTGGAAAAGAAACGAAACTTGTAGCAACTAAATTAGGTGATGATGCAGCATTGTATGGTGGTATATCACTTTCGGAAGAATTATTACCTGGTAAATAA